One region of Gossypium raimondii isolate GPD5lz chromosome 6, ASM2569854v1, whole genome shotgun sequence genomic DNA includes:
- the LOC105772254 gene encoding glycosyltransferase BC10 produces MLSPTPLSLFCALILCLPLAVIVTITSPTTTIHGGSEHDPLSNFAPAAKTHQRFSVKPSPLPPTDDKSLLPAASRVNSRTPPGLPKKIAFLFLTVSPLPFAPLWEIYFNKTPKNLFNVYVHADPSYPYETPFSGVFAHRVIPSKPALRYTPTLISAARRLLAHALLHDRSNHMFVLLSASCIPIHSFNFTYETLTQSEKSFIEILNNEIGSYDRWAARGLDVMLPEVKLEDFRIGSQFWSLTRQHARVIVSDETIWAKFNQPCLVWDTCYPEENYFPTLIHMRDPRNVVPWTLTHVDWNGSSDGHPRMYAASEVGPQLIVRLRNDKPRYDDAGINGSDPTLMRQRDPFLFARKFSPDSIRPLMSIASDVIFKD; encoded by the coding sequence ATGCTGTCCCCAACACCATTGTCACTCTTTTGTGCTTTAATCCTTTGTTTGCCCTTAGCCGTTATTGTTACAATAACTTCTCCGACAACAACGATCCACGGAGGTTCCGAGCACGACCCTCTTTCAAATTTCGCTCCCGCAGCCAAAACCCACCAAAGATTCTCTGTCAAACCGTCGCCTTTACCACCAACAGATGACAAGTCACTCCTCCCAGCCGCTTCCCGAGTCAACTCAAGAACACCTCCCGGCTTACCTAAAAAGATCGCATTTTTGTTCCTAACTGTGTCGCCTCTCCCTTTCGCTCCCCTTTGGGagatttactttaataaaaccCCTAAAAACCTCTTCAATGTTTACGTCCATGCCGACCCGAGTTACCCTTACGAAACACCATTCTCGGGCGTGTTCGCTCACCGAGTCATCCCTTCGAAACCCGCCCTCCGTTACACCCCTACTCTCATCTCAGCGGCACGGCGGTTATTGGCTCACGCGCTGCTTCACGACCGTTCGAATCACATGTTTGTCCTCTTGTCCGCTTCCTGCATACCcattcactctttcaacttcaCTTACGAAACCCTAACCCAGTCCGAGAAAAGCTTCATTGAGATTCTGAACAACGAGATCGGGAGCTACGACAGGTGGGCGGCGCGTGGGCTAGACGTGATGTTGCCGGAGGTGAAGTTGGAGGATTTCCGAATTGGGTCCCAGTTTTGGTCCCTGACACGTCAGCACGCAAGGGTTATCGTTAGCGATGAAACCATTTGGGCCAAGTTCAACCAACCGTGCTTGGTGTGGGACACGTGTTATCCGGAAGAGAATTACTTCCCTACGCTCATCCACATGCGGGATCCGCGTAATGTTGTCCCTTGGACCCTGACGCACGTGGACTGGAACGGGAGCTCCGACGGTCACCCGCGCATGTACGCGGCGTCCGAGGTGGGTCCCCAGTTGATCGTGAGGCTGAGAAACGATAAGCCTAGATACGACGATGCTGGAATCAACGGCTCTGATCCAACCTTAATGCGGCAGCGTGATCCGTTTTTATTCGCTCGGAAGTTCTCGCCGGATTCTATCCGGCCACTGATGAGCATCGCAAGTGATGTCATTTTCAAGGATTAG